The genomic DNA TCTTAAAATAGAAAGGAAATCAGGAAATGACTCAACGTGAAAAACAGATTATCAATTTAATTAAGGAAAATCCCCTTATTACTCAAGAAGAAATTGCGGAAACATTGAATTGTGCCAGAACTTCCATCGCGGTACATATAAGTAACCTTATGAAAAAGGGTGTTATCCTGGGGAAAAAATATATTATTAATGAAGATCCTTATATTTTAACTATTGGCGGAACAAATGTGGATATACAGGGAAAATCTTATAATAGTATTGTACGTTATGATTCGAATCCCGGCTCAGTGACTATTTCTTTCGGAGGGGTAGGAAAAAATATTGCTGAGAATATCGGAAAACTCGGTATTACTTCCAAACTTATAACTGCCTTGGGAGATGACATATACGGAAAAGATATTAAAGATTACCTTCAAAACCAGAATCTCGACATATCAGATTCACTTTTTCTGAAAAATCAACAGACATCAATGTATGTTTCAATTTTAAATGATGATAACGAAATGGAAATGGCAGTTTCATCCACAGACATATGTAAAAGTATTACTCCGGAATTTCTGGACACAATAAGAAAGAAAGTAACAAATGCAAAACTCATTGTTTTAGATACTAATCTGGAAGAAGAAACTTTAAGATACGTAGCTTTTTTAAGAAGAAAACCTAATCTCATACTTGACACTGTATCTACTAAAAAAGCTTTAAAAGTAAAAGACTTCATAGGAAGATTCCATATTATAAAACCTAACAGACTTGAAGCGGAAGTTCTGTCTGATATCACAATATACGGTAACGATGACTTAATAAGAGTAGGAGAACATTTTCTTAACAAAGGTGTTAAAAAAATATTCATTTCATTAGGACCTAAAGGTATATTCTATATGACTGAAGAAAAAAATGGAAT from Leptotrichia sp. OH3620_COT-345 includes the following:
- a CDS encoding PfkB family carbohydrate kinase — encoded protein: MTQREKQIINLIKENPLITQEEIAETLNCARTSIAVHISNLMKKGVILGKKYIINEDPYILTIGGTNVDIQGKSYNSIVRYDSNPGSVTISFGGVGKNIAENIGKLGITSKLITALGDDIYGKDIKDYLQNQNLDISDSLFLKNQQTSMYVSILNDDNEMEMAVSSTDICKSITPEFLDTIRKKVTNAKLIVLDTNLEEETLRYVAFLRRKPNLILDTVSTKKALKVKDFIGRFHIIKPNRLEAEVLSDITIYGNDDLIRVGEHFLNKGVKKIFISLGPKGIFYMTEEKNGIIKIPRINTVSTTGAGDAFVAGISYGEYHDYDVERASKFGLGAALLTSLNEKTVSEHINVKNVENIIEEMEL